The genomic region GGTTGCCGGAACCGTTGGTGGTCTGGGAGAACCGGCGGCTTGATGAGCGCCAGGGCATGCAGTTTCTGCAATGGCTGGAAACCGATGCCGGGCTTTTGCTGATCGATCGCGGCTGGAGCGCCGTAATGGTGGCGCCGGCGAGCGGCGAGGCGAGTGTGTCGGGTCAGTTATTGCAACCGGAATCGCCCTGGCGGCGACCGGTATTGAGCGGGCAGGGCGGCGTCATTAGAACACCGGTGCTCGATATGCCGGCGCTGGCCGAGTTGGCCCCCGCGGGTAAAACATCGCTCAGTTATCTGTTGCGGTTGCACGGTGACAGCGAAGCGGCGCTGGCACCGGTCGGCCACCAACATCCGGTGATGCCGGTGCGTCACTATGGTTATGCGGTCACCTGGTTCGGTCTGAGCCTGGCGATCCTGTTGTTATTCCTCAAATGGTCCTGGCGGAAATCCGAAGTTCATGAACGAGACTGAACAACCCACACGCTTGTCGCGGGCGGAGATCATCCGTAACCGCATCAAACTGCTGGCCATCATGGCCGTCTTTGCGCTGCCGGTATTGATTGCCTACATGGGCTTTTTCGGCGGCTGGTTTCAAGACCGCCACACGGTCAACAAAGGCGAATTGCTGAATCCGACGCTGACCTTAAGCCAGTTTGAACTGGTCGATGCCGTCGACGCCTCAGCGTTCGAAACCGGTCAACATTGGTGGCTGCTGTTGGTGCAGACTCCGGGTACTTGTGATGCCTCGTGCGAACGGCAATTGATCACACTGCGTCAGACCTGGATTGGTCTTGGCAAACATCAGGAGCGGGTGCATACCGCTGTCGTCGGTGGCGAGCCGGGTAATCAGCCGCTGGAGCAAACCCGGGTGCTGCGCGCCAAGGGTAGCGATGCGCTGCCACCGGCGTTTTACATCGTCGATCCGCTCGGCAACATCATGTTGCGTTACCAATTGCCACAGAGCGAGCAGGACGCCATCGATCGCGCCAAGGATATGCGTACCGATTTTTCCAAATTGCTTCGTTATTCGCGGATAGGTTGATATGACACGCCGTTTTACCCTGACTCGTCGTTTGGTCGGTTTCTCCATTGTGCTGGCCATGGTAGTCATCATGCTCGGCGCATGGACGCGTTTGTCGGATGCCGGTCTCGGCTGTCCGGATTGGCCCGGTTGTTACGGTCATTTGGTCGTGCCGGAAAAAGATCATCAGCTTGAGCGCGCCGCAGCGTTGTTTCCGGAACACACGGTTGAGGCACATAAGGCCTGGCCGGAAATGATTCACCGCTATTTCGCCGGCACGCTCGGCTTGTTGATTTACGCGATTGCGTTTTTCAGCTGGCGTCAGCGCAAGCAAGGACATCCGGTGATACTGCCCACGTTCTTGGCGATCTGGGTGACCTGGCAGGCTGCACTTGGCATGTGGACCGTGACTTTGAAGTTATGGCCCATCGTCGTCATGGCGCATTTGCTGGGCGGCTTCATCACGCTGGTGGCGCTGGCCATTCTGCATCTGAATATTTCCTTCCCGGAAATGCATGTCGAGGTGAAAAATCGCACACGCTTGCTGGCGAAAATTGCTGCCGCCGTGGTGTTTGTGCAAATCATGCTCGGTGGTTGGGTCAGTGCCAATTACGCGGCGCTGGCTTGTACTGAGTTTCCGATTTGTCATGTCGGCTGGACCGAACACGCCGACTTCGCCAAAGGTTTTGAGCCGCATTATCCCGGTGAGAAAAACTACGAGTTTGGTTTGCTGAGCCCGGAAGCGCGAGTCGCCGTGCACGCCACACATCGTATCGGTGCTTACACGACGTTTGCCGTCATGGCGCTGTTGGTTTTCTGGCTTTGGCGCGAAAAAGCGGCGTTCGCGAAATTATTTGCGCCAGTGCTGGCCGTTGTGCTGATCGTGCAAATGTCATTGGGTGTCGCGAACGTCGTTATGCATTTGCCGCTCAATGTCGCGGTCGCGCACAACGCCGTTGGCGCGTTGTTGCTGCTGACTATTGCGATTCTAAACGTCGTCTTGATTCGCGGCCGACAGCGAGCGCAGACATGAACGAAGCAAGCAACGTCAGTCTCGGCTGGCGCGACTATTTTGAACTGACCAAGCCGCGTGTCGTGGCTCTGCTGCTGCTGACAGCCGTGGTCGGCATGTTCCTGGCGCAAGATCCGGCGGTGTCATTGTTGCCGCCGTGGCAGGCACTAGTGTTTGGTACGCTCGGTATTGGCCTTGCCTCCGGTTCCGCTGCCGCCGTCAATCACGTACTCGATCAGCGCATCGATGCCATCATGGCGCGCACCAGCAACCGGCCGTTGCCAAAAGGCAAAATGACGACCTTACCGGCGGCGTTGTTTGCTGCGCTGCTGGCGGTACTGTCGATGGTCATGCTGTGGTTTTTGGTTAACCCAACCACGGCGGTGTTGACCTTTTTGAGCCTGGTCGGTTACGCGTTTATCTACACCGGTTACTTGAAACGGGCTACGACGCAGAACATCGTGATCGGTGGTTTATCCGGTGCGGCGCCACCGCTGCTGGGCTGGGCTTCTGTCAGTGGCGATATTCACCCGCACGCGTTGTTATTGGTGCTAATCATTTTCGTCTGGACGCCACCGCATTTCTGGGCGCTGGCGATTCATCGCAAAGACGATTACGCGAAAGCCGATATCCCGATGCTACCTGTGGTGTTTGGTGTCGAATTCACCAAAACCAGCGTGCTGGGTTACACGGTATTGCTGGTGCTGACCACGCTGCTACCTTACCTGACCAAAATGAGCGGCCTGATTTATTTAATCGGCTCGCTGATTCTCGGTTTCTGGTTCCTGTGGCACGCGTTTATGTTGAAATACCGTGACGATGGTACGCGCGCGATGGCGACGTTCCGATTTTCGATTCTGTATCTGATGGCGCTGTTTGTCGTGCTGTTGGTTGACCATTACGTCACGATTTAATGACTGAAGAGTAGCGTCATTCCCGCGTAGGCGGGAATCCAGAGCCAATCGACTTCTGGACTTCTGCCTATTTGGATCTGCCATTCTCAAGGGGGAGTAGCAAACCATGTCCATG from Permianibacter aggregans harbors:
- a CDS encoding COX15/CtaA family protein; amino-acid sequence: MTRRFTLTRRLVGFSIVLAMVVIMLGAWTRLSDAGLGCPDWPGCYGHLVVPEKDHQLERAAALFPEHTVEAHKAWPEMIHRYFAGTLGLLIYAIAFFSWRQRKQGHPVILPTFLAIWVTWQAALGMWTVTLKLWPIVVMAHLLGGFITLVALAILHLNISFPEMHVEVKNRTRLLAKIAAAVVFVQIMLGGWVSANYAALACTEFPICHVGWTEHADFAKGFEPHYPGEKNYEFGLLSPEARVAVHATHRIGAYTTFAVMALLVFWLWREKAAFAKLFAPVLAVVLIVQMSLGVANVVMHLPLNVAVAHNAVGALLLLTIAILNVVLIRGRQRAQT
- the cyoE gene encoding heme o synthase, which encodes MNEASNVSLGWRDYFELTKPRVVALLLLTAVVGMFLAQDPAVSLLPPWQALVFGTLGIGLASGSAAAVNHVLDQRIDAIMARTSNRPLPKGKMTTLPAALFAALLAVLSMVMLWFLVNPTTAVLTFLSLVGYAFIYTGYLKRATTQNIVIGGLSGAAPPLLGWASVSGDIHPHALLLVLIIFVWTPPHFWALAIHRKDDYAKADIPMLPVVFGVEFTKTSVLGYTVLLVLTTLLPYLTKMSGLIYLIGSLILGFWFLWHAFMLKYRDDGTRAMATFRFSILYLMALFVVLLVDHYVTI
- a CDS encoding SURF1 family protein: MLTRFRPGLWPTLTVLAALVLTVNLGFWQLRRAAEKQALLDGWRQAMQGPALSIGEAAAQLGSGKPIKAQVQGRWLPEPLVVWENRRLDERQGMQFLQWLETDAGLLLIDRGWSAVMVAPASGEASVSGQLLQPESPWRRPVLSGQGGVIRTPVLDMPALAELAPAGKTSLSYLLRLHGDSEAALAPVGHQHPVMPVRHYGYAVTWFGLSLAILLLFLKWSWRKSEVHERD